One Bacteroidota bacterium DNA window includes the following coding sequences:
- a CDS encoding BlaI/MecI/CopY family transcriptional regulator, with protein sequence MKELTKAEEQIMQILWEMKKGFVNDILEKLPLPKPAYNTVSTIVRILERKGFVGYKAYGKTHEYYPLLSKREYTKGYFKGFMTNYFGNSYQALASFFTKENNLSIAELEEIKSLMDAEIRKQKENQ encoded by the coding sequence ATGAAGGAACTTACAAAAGCCGAAGAACAAATCATGCAAATCCTGTGGGAAATGAAAAAAGGATTTGTGAATGATATTTTAGAAAAATTGCCATTGCCCAAACCTGCATACAATACGGTCTCCACCATCGTTCGAATATTGGAACGTAAAGGATTTGTTGGGTATAAAGCCTATGGAAAAACCCATGAATACTATCCTTTATTGAGTAAACGGGAATATACCAAAGGATATTTTAAGGGATTTATGACTAACTATTTTGGGAATTCGTATCAGGCATTGGCCTCATTTTTCACCAAAGAAAACAATTTAAGTATTGCAGAACTGGAAGAAATAAAAAGCCTGATGGATGCTGAAATTAGAAAGCAAAAGGAAAATCAATAA